Proteins encoded within one genomic window of Mesorhizobium sp. AR10:
- a CDS encoding helicase HerA-like C-terminal domain-containing protein, which yields MADDTSIFIGASRKPDDSYQRAEELLLRYGNRHGLITGATGTGKTVSLQILAEGFSNAGVPVFCADIKGDLSGIAMMGTAQDFLVKRAEQIKLDPYDFQEFPVIFWDLFGEQGHPIRATVSEMGPLLLSRLMNLSEAQEGIMNIAFRIADEEGLLLLDLKDLQALLANIAARADEIGSRYGNVTKPSVGAIQRTLLVLEQQGAAHFFGEPALRIADIMRTTRDGRGAISVLAADKLMMNPRLYATFLLWLMSELFEELPEVGDPDKPKLVFFFDEAHLLFEDAPKVLVDRVEQVVRLIRSKGVGVYFITQNPLDVPETVLAQLGNRVQHALRAYTPREQKAVKTAADTFRPNPDFNCATAITQLGTGEALVSTLEAKGVPSMVQRTLIRPPSSRLGPITSDERRKIIGESPVTGQYDQTIDRESAFEMLQKKAKDAGDAEEQAQQVDSGRSRWTIPGFGNDDPAPQPSGGRRAPVPRPSNRQTVAEAAIKSVVRSIGSSVGRAIVRGILGSLARGR from the coding sequence ATGGCTGACGACACCAGTATTTTCATCGGCGCCAGCCGCAAGCCGGACGACAGCTACCAGCGCGCCGAGGAGCTCTTGCTGCGATATGGCAATCGCCATGGCCTGATCACCGGAGCCACCGGCACCGGCAAGACCGTGAGCTTGCAGATTCTGGCGGAAGGCTTTTCCAATGCCGGCGTGCCGGTCTTCTGCGCCGACATCAAGGGCGACCTCTCCGGCATCGCCATGATGGGCACGGCCCAGGACTTCCTGGTCAAGCGGGCCGAACAGATCAAGCTCGATCCTTATGATTTTCAGGAATTCCCGGTCATCTTCTGGGATCTGTTCGGCGAGCAGGGCCATCCGATCCGCGCCACCGTCTCGGAAATGGGGCCGCTGCTCCTGTCGCGGCTGATGAACCTCTCCGAGGCGCAGGAAGGCATCATGAACATCGCCTTCCGCATCGCTGACGAGGAAGGCCTGTTGCTGCTGGATTTGAAGGACCTGCAGGCGCTGCTTGCCAACATCGCTGCGCGTGCCGACGAGATCGGCTCCCGCTACGGCAATGTGACGAAGCCTTCGGTCGGTGCGATCCAGCGCACGCTGCTGGTCCTGGAGCAGCAGGGGGCGGCGCATTTCTTCGGCGAGCCGGCGTTGCGCATCGCCGACATCATGCGCACCACCCGCGACGGACGCGGCGCCATCAGCGTGCTCGCCGCCGACAAGCTGATGATGAATCCGCGGCTGTATGCGACTTTCCTGCTCTGGCTGATGTCGGAACTGTTCGAGGAACTGCCCGAAGTGGGCGATCCCGACAAGCCGAAGCTGGTCTTCTTCTTCGACGAGGCGCATCTCCTGTTCGAGGATGCGCCGAAGGTGCTGGTCGACCGGGTCGAACAGGTGGTCCGCCTCATCCGCTCGAAGGGCGTCGGCGTCTATTTCATCACCCAGAATCCACTGGATGTCCCGGAAACGGTGCTGGCTCAGCTCGGCAACCGGGTCCAGCACGCGCTTCGCGCCTACACGCCGCGCGAACAGAAGGCAGTCAAGACGGCCGCCGATACGTTCCGCCCCAATCCCGACTTCAACTGCGCCACCGCGATCACGCAGCTCGGCACCGGCGAGGCGCTTGTTTCGACGCTGGAAGCCAAGGGTGTTCCGTCCATGGTGCAGCGGACGCTGATTCGCCCGCCATCATCGCGGCTTGGCCCGATCACATCGGACGAGCGCCGCAAAATCATCGGTGAAAGCCCGGTCACGGGACAGTACGACCAGACCATCGATCGTGAATCGGCTTTCGAGATGCTTCAGAAGAAGGCCAAGGACGCTGGGGACGCCGAAGAACAGGCGCAGCAGGTAGACAGCGGCCGCTCGCGCTGGACCATTCCCGGCTTCGGCAATGACGATCCCGCGCCGCAGCCCAGCGGCGGCAGGCGGGCACCGGTGCCGCGGCCGTCCAATCGCCAGACGGTGGCC
- a CDS encoding methylmalonyl-CoA mutase subunit beta has translation MGAGALTRDAELPNADRQRWLALAEKALAGGSFEEKLVSHTDDGIRIEPLYDRSVTAEPLVRANPRSPWIVSQRMDDPDVDRAKAQAMDDVAQGATGLSLVFEGAPNAFGYGLPRTAKALETVLDGVPLNRIQVRIDAHPWSRAVADWLVAFLGKRRSDPAKLNLSFGIDPAAIFAGTGRLRMSIEALQASMPQSLAHFFSMGVPGVLLEADGRVFHNAGGTEAQELGTMLASAVSYLRMFEQARQPLVYAAPHIGFALSVDQDQLLSMAKVRALRRLWARIQETCSIPASTASIHAETSFRMMTAADPETNILRTAIAAFAAAAGGADSISILPHTIVHGLPAGFARRVARNAQLIMANESHVDHVADPAYGSGAVEALTAELCEAAWEEFQRIEAEGGVLSSLQQGHIQKRVKAAAARRNAAYQAGERVIIGTTLYPVKTERPVETLAAERRPAFTEGVAVCEPLFPIRIDQSIGAAP, from the coding sequence ATGGGCGCCGGTGCCTTGACCAGGGATGCCGAACTTCCGAACGCCGATCGGCAGCGATGGCTGGCGCTGGCGGAAAAGGCGCTCGCCGGCGGATCTTTCGAGGAAAAGCTCGTATCCCATACCGACGACGGCATTCGGATCGAACCATTGTACGATCGTTCGGTCACGGCAGAGCCGCTGGTGCGGGCAAACCCCAGATCGCCATGGATCGTCAGCCAGCGCATGGACGATCCGGATGTCGACCGTGCCAAGGCCCAGGCCATGGATGACGTTGCACAGGGCGCCACCGGATTGTCGCTCGTCTTCGAAGGTGCGCCGAACGCGTTCGGTTATGGTTTGCCGCGGACGGCGAAGGCGCTGGAGACGGTCCTGGACGGCGTGCCGCTCAACCGTATCCAGGTCCGCATAGACGCCCATCCCTGGAGCCGTGCCGTCGCCGACTGGCTGGTGGCGTTCCTGGGCAAACGCCGGTCCGACCCGGCAAAGCTCAACCTCTCCTTCGGCATCGATCCGGCGGCGATCTTTGCCGGAACCGGCCGGCTGCGCATGTCGATCGAGGCCCTGCAAGCGTCGATGCCGCAATCGTTGGCGCATTTCTTTTCCATGGGCGTGCCTGGTGTGCTTCTGGAGGCAGACGGGCGGGTGTTCCACAACGCCGGCGGCACCGAGGCGCAGGAACTTGGCACCATGCTGGCTTCGGCGGTCTCATATCTCAGGATGTTCGAGCAGGCGCGCCAGCCGCTTGTCTATGCTGCACCCCATATCGGCTTTGCGCTGAGCGTCGACCAGGATCAGTTGCTGTCGATGGCAAAGGTCAGGGCGCTGCGCAGGCTGTGGGCACGAATCCAGGAAACTTGCTCGATCCCTGCCTCGACAGCCAGTATCCATGCTGAAACGTCGTTCCGCATGATGACGGCGGCGGACCCGGAGACGAACATCCTGCGCACCGCGATCGCCGCTTTTGCCGCGGCCGCCGGCGGGGCGGATTCGATCTCCATCCTGCCGCACACGATTGTCCATGGCTTGCCTGCCGGCTTTGCCCGCCGCGTCGCCCGCAACGCGCAACTGATCATGGCCAATGAAAGCCATGTCGACCATGTCGCCGACCCTGCCTATGGCTCAGGCGCCGTCGAGGCGCTGACCGCCGAACTCTGCGAAGCGGCCTGGGAAGAGTTCCAGCGGATCGAGGCGGAAGGCGGCGTGCTGTCGAGCTTGCAGCAAGGGCATATCCAGAAACGGGTCAAGGCCGCTGCCGCTCGCCGTAACGCCGCCTATCAGGCCGGCGAACGGGTGATCATCGGCACGACGCTTTACCCGGTGAAAACCGAACGCCCGGTCGAGACACTGGCAGCCGAGCGGCGGCCGGCCTTCACCGAAGGCGTGGCGGTGTGCGAACCGCTGTTTCCGATCCGCATCGATCAATCGATCGGAGCCGCACCTTGA
- the scpA gene encoding methylmalonyl-CoA mutase produces the protein MIPDFSQIGWSAPRRMPVEVKGQRLTPEGLPVKHLYNQSDLKGLPHLDTYPGMPPFLRGPYPTMYVQQPWTIRQYAGFSTAEESNAFYRRNLEAGQKGLSVAFDLATHRGYDSDHPRVAGDVGMAGVAIDSILDMRQLFDGIPLDDMTVSMTMNGAVLPIMALYIVAAEEQGVAQKDLTGTIQNDILKEFMVRNTYIYPPKPSMRIVSDIFSYTSKHMPKFNSISISGYHMQEAGATADLELAYTIADGIEYARAGVAAGLDIDRFAPRLSFFWAIGMNFFMEVAKLRAARLLWASLMQKNFAPKDERSLSLRTHCQTSGWSLTAQDPYNNIIRTMIEAMAATQGHTQSLHTNSFDEAMALPTDHSARVARNTQLILQKESGTTRIVDPWGGSAYLERLTHDLAARALAHIEEVESLGGMAAAIEKGIPKLRIEEAAARTQARIDSGEQMLVGVNAHRPETDIEVDVLKIDNAEVRARQLSKLQRLKGTRDVAAVESALNALTRAAEGGENLLEFAIRAARANATVGEISLALEKVFGRHVASVQTISGVYRNALGDNPVVDRLQEKVEAFEKKTGGKPRILVAKMGQDGHDRGQKVIATAFADLGFDVTVGAMFQTPEEIARLAVQHDVHIVGASSLAAGHLTLIPELRDALKKLGRDDMLIVAGGVIPPQDYDAVLQAGAAEIFPPGTVIPEAAERLMDRLLAA, from the coding sequence TTGATCCCGGATTTCAGCCAGATCGGCTGGTCGGCGCCACGCCGAATGCCGGTCGAGGTCAAGGGCCAGCGGCTGACGCCGGAAGGCCTCCCCGTCAAGCATCTCTACAATCAGAGCGACCTCAAGGGGTTGCCGCATCTGGACACCTATCCGGGCATGCCGCCCTTCCTGCGCGGCCCCTACCCGACCATGTATGTCCAGCAGCCCTGGACCATCCGGCAATATGCCGGCTTCTCGACCGCGGAAGAATCCAACGCTTTCTACCGGCGCAATCTTGAAGCCGGCCAGAAGGGGCTGTCGGTCGCCTTCGATCTCGCCACGCATCGCGGCTATGACAGCGACCATCCGCGTGTTGCCGGCGATGTCGGCATGGCGGGCGTCGCCATCGATTCCATCCTCGACATGCGCCAGCTGTTCGACGGCATTCCGCTCGACGACATGACGGTGTCGATGACCATGAACGGCGCGGTGCTGCCGATCATGGCGCTCTACATCGTGGCGGCGGAGGAACAGGGCGTTGCACAGAAGGATCTCACCGGAACCATTCAGAACGACATTCTGAAAGAGTTCATGGTGCGCAACACCTACATCTATCCGCCCAAGCCTTCGATGCGGATCGTCTCCGACATCTTTTCCTACACGTCGAAGCACATGCCGAAGTTCAATTCGATTTCGATCTCCGGCTACCACATGCAGGAGGCAGGGGCGACGGCCGACCTCGAACTCGCCTACACCATCGCTGACGGCATCGAATATGCCCGCGCCGGCGTCGCGGCGGGGCTCGATATCGACCGTTTCGCGCCGCGCCTTTCCTTCTTCTGGGCGATCGGCATGAACTTCTTCATGGAGGTCGCCAAGCTCAGGGCAGCGCGCCTGCTGTGGGCCAGCCTGATGCAGAAGAATTTTGCGCCAAAGGACGAGCGCTCGCTGTCGCTGCGCACCCATTGCCAGACTTCGGGCTGGTCGCTGACCGCGCAGGATCCCTATAACAACATCATCCGTACCATGATCGAAGCGATGGCCGCGACTCAAGGCCATACGCAGTCGCTCCACACCAACTCCTTCGACGAGGCGATGGCGCTGCCGACCGACCATTCGGCCCGTGTCGCCCGCAACACGCAGCTCATCCTGCAAAAGGAATCCGGCACCACGCGCATCGTCGATCCGTGGGGCGGCTCGGCCTATCTCGAACGGCTGACGCATGATCTGGCGGCACGCGCGCTTGCCCATATCGAAGAGGTCGAAAGCCTTGGCGGCATGGCCGCCGCGATCGAGAAAGGCATACCGAAGCTGCGCATCGAAGAGGCCGCAGCCCGCACGCAGGCGCGCATCGATTCCGGCGAGCAGATGCTGGTCGGCGTCAATGCCCATCGACCTGAGACCGACATCGAAGTCGACGTGCTGAAGATCGACAATGCCGAAGTCAGGGCGCGGCAATTGTCGAAGCTGCAGCGGCTGAAAGGCACGCGCGATGTCGCCGCGGTCGAAAGCGCCTTGAATGCACTGACCCGCGCCGCCGAAGGCGGCGAGAACCTGCTGGAGTTCGCCATCCGCGCCGCGCGCGCCAATGCCACGGTCGGCGAGATTTCGCTGGCGCTGGAAAAGGTGTTCGGCCGCCATGTCGCCTCTGTGCAGACCATCTCCGGCGTCTACCGCAACGCGCTTGGCGACAATCCAGTGGTCGACCGGCTGCAGGAAAAGGTCGAAGCGTTCGAGAAGAAAACCGGCGGCAAGCCGCGCATCCTCGTCGCCAAGATGGGACAGGACGGCCATGACCGTGGCCAGAAGGTGATCGCCACCGCCTTTGCCGATCTCGGCTTCGACGTCACCGTGGGGGCGATGTTCCAGACGCCAGAGGAGATCGCAAGGCTCGCGGTCCAGCATGACGTGCATATCGTCGGCGCCTCGTCGCTCGCTGCCGGACACCTGACGCTCATTCCCGAATTGCGCGATGCGCTGAAGAAACTTGGCCGCGACGACATGCTGATCGTCGCCGGCGGCGTCATCCCGCCGCAGGATTATGATGCGGTGCTGCAGGCGGGTGCGGCTGAAATCTTTCCGCCTGGCACGGTCATCCCGGAAGCGGCGGAACGATTGATGGATCGGCTGCTGGCGGCTTGA
- a CDS encoding AbrB/MazE/SpoVT family DNA-binding domain-containing protein, translating to MNITVRKIGNSEGVILPREMLDRLNVRAGDTLVAAENAGELRLRRLASDPEVFENKMKIARERMKKYEVAYRALAK from the coding sequence ATGAACATTACCGTACGCAAAATCGGCAATTCCGAAGGTGTGATTTTGCCTCGGGAAATGCTTGACCGGCTAAATGTTCGCGCAGGAGATACGCTTGTTGCCGCCGAGAACGCAGGCGAGCTTCGGCTTCGTCGGCTTGCAAGCGATCCTGAGGTATTTGAAAACAAAATGAAGATAGCTCGCGAACGAATGAAAAAATATGAGGTTGCCTATCGCGCCCTCGCGAAATGA
- a CDS encoding type II toxin-antitoxin system death-on-curing family toxin, with protein MSEHHSREFVEALHTEQLRLHGGAPGIRDEGMLESALARPQQKEAYGEPDLCELAAAYLFGIAKNHPFVDGNKRTAFAAADLFLYFNGLSLEAEQEDIIQLVMMVAAGEIDEAGAAAFFRDHVVKLED; from the coding sequence ATGAGCGAGCATCATTCGCGAGAATTCGTGGAGGCGCTTCACACCGAGCAGTTGCGTCTTCACGGTGGGGCGCCGGGTATTCGTGATGAAGGAATGCTGGAATCGGCGCTCGCTCGGCCTCAGCAGAAAGAGGCTTACGGCGAGCCCGATCTTTGTGAGCTTGCAGCCGCTTATCTCTTCGGCATTGCCAAGAACCATCCGTTCGTCGACGGCAACAAGCGCACAGCTTTTGCCGCGGCCGATCTGTTTCTCTACTTCAACGGGCTGAGTCTCGAAGCCGAGCAGGAGGATATCATCCAGTTGGTTATGATGGTCGCTGCCGGGGAAATCGATGAAGCGGGCGCCGCGGCGTTCTTCCGCGACCATGTCGTCAAGCTCGAAGACTAG
- the greA gene encoding transcription elongation factor GreA, translating to MSRAFTREEDSENAIAGIGERPVSPHRNLVTEHGLAQIESELAELRDELAKAEKRADRERIALISRDLRYWTARRESAELSVPEPGSDLVRFGMGVTLEGDDDRKVHWKIVGEDEADPAKGSISHVSPMAVALFGKKVGEIAAVNGREWEIVKLSDS from the coding sequence ATGAGCAGAGCTTTCACCCGCGAGGAAGACAGCGAAAACGCCATCGCCGGCATTGGCGAGCGGCCGGTCAGTCCCCACCGCAATCTGGTGACCGAACACGGCCTGGCGCAGATCGAGTCCGAACTGGCTGAACTGCGCGACGAACTGGCCAAGGCAGAGAAGAGGGCCGATCGCGAGCGCATCGCGCTCATCTCGCGTGACCTGCGCTACTGGACCGCACGGCGTGAGAGTGCGGAGCTTTCCGTGCCGGAGCCGGGAAGCGACCTGGTTCGCTTCGGCATGGGCGTCACGCTGGAAGGCGATGACGACAGGAAGGTCCACTGGAAGATCGTCGGCGAGGATGAGGCCGATCCTGCCAAGGGCAGCATTTCCCACGTCTCGCCGATGGCCGTGGCCCTGTTCGGCAAGAAGGTTGGCGAAATTGCCGCGGTCAACGGCAGGGAATGGGAGATCGTCAAGCTCTCGGACAGCTAG
- a CDS encoding TIGR03808 family TAT-translocated repetitive protein — MLNRRKLLTQTAGFAVMGLSLGKAAAAGLPGIEKASMRGSINATDLGVQPGALDDQSKAFAKLLREASDRDMPVFLPPGTYVVSNLSLPSRVRLSGTPGASRIVYGGDGHLLMAEQAEHIEFTGLVFDGSNRWMADYTQGLLDLRRVAHLVVDNCQITGSGKNGLALERASGRIERSEISGAADAGIYSVEAGGLAISGNRVSDCANGGILVHRWQAAEDGTIVSGNRVERIQARSGGTGQNGNGINAFRAGNVSISGNNVSDCAFSAIRANSSSNLQITGNTCSRSGETALYSEFAFEGAIISNNIVDGAANGISMVNFNEGGRMGVCQGNIVRNLSTSGPYPADAPGFGVGISVEADTTVSGNVVENAPLYGMQIGWGAYMRNVVATGNIIRKAGTGIAVSVVEGAGTAVISDNVIEGAQNGAIIGQRWAEPVTGDLASLGNAGYAHLTVERNHVS, encoded by the coding sequence ATGTTGAACAGACGTAAGCTGCTGACGCAGACCGCCGGCTTTGCCGTGATGGGCCTTTCGCTGGGCAAGGCGGCCGCTGCCGGCCTGCCCGGCATCGAGAAGGCCTCGATGCGCGGCTCGATCAACGCAACCGATCTCGGCGTGCAGCCCGGCGCGCTTGACGACCAGAGCAAGGCCTTCGCCAAGCTGTTGCGCGAGGCCAGCGACCGCGACATGCCGGTGTTCCTGCCGCCGGGCACCTATGTCGTCTCCAACCTTTCCCTGCCCAGCCGGGTGCGTCTTTCCGGCACGCCTGGCGCCTCGCGCATCGTCTATGGCGGCGACGGCCACCTGCTCATGGCGGAACAGGCCGAGCATATCGAATTCACCGGACTGGTGTTCGATGGCAGCAACCGCTGGATGGCCGACTACACGCAAGGCCTGCTCGATCTGCGCCGGGTCGCCCACCTCGTCGTCGACAATTGCCAGATCACCGGCAGCGGCAAGAACGGGCTAGCACTCGAGCGCGCCTCGGGCCGCATCGAGCGGTCGGAGATTTCAGGTGCTGCCGACGCCGGGATCTATTCGGTCGAGGCTGGCGGCCTGGCGATATCAGGCAACCGCGTGTCCGACTGCGCCAATGGCGGCATCCTCGTGCACCGCTGGCAAGCGGCGGAAGACGGCACCATCGTAAGCGGCAACCGCGTCGAGCGCATCCAGGCACGCAGCGGCGGAACCGGCCAGAACGGCAACGGCATCAACGCGTTCCGCGCCGGCAATGTCTCCATCTCCGGCAACAATGTTTCGGACTGCGCGTTTTCGGCGATCCGCGCCAACAGTTCCAGCAATCTGCAGATCACGGGCAACACCTGTTCGCGATCGGGCGAAACGGCGCTCTATTCCGAATTCGCCTTCGAGGGCGCGATCATCAGCAACAACATCGTCGACGGCGCCGCCAACGGCATCTCGATGGTCAATTTCAACGAAGGCGGCCGCATGGGGGTGTGCCAGGGCAATATCGTGCGCAACCTGTCGACCAGCGGCCCCTACCCCGCCGATGCGCCCGGCTTCGGCGTCGGCATAAGCGTCGAGGCCGACACCACCGTTTCCGGCAATGTCGTCGAGAATGCGCCGCTCTACGGCATGCAGATCGGCTGGGGCGCGTATATGCGCAATGTGGTCGCGACGGGAAACATCATCCGCAAGGCCGGAACCGGCATCGCGGTCAGCGTGGTCGAGGGCGCCGGAACGGCCGTCATCTCCGACAATGTCATCGAAGGAGCGCAAAACGGCGCCATCATCGGTCAGCGGTGGGCTGAACCGGTGACCGGCGACCTCGCCTCACTGGGCAATGCCGGCTACGCGCATCTCACCGTCGAGCGCAACCACGTCAGTTGA
- a CDS encoding asparaginase, giving the protein MTNPVLVEVLRGAVVESAHRGAVSVFDADGKPVWEIGDTARPVFPRSAVKAIQALPLVESGAADAYGFGDRELSLACASHSGEPAHVELARAMLAKAGLDETALECGAHWPSSHDATIALARAGSSPNPLHNNCSGKHSGFLCTCVHAGIAHRGYVGAGHALQEMVRDAMQAVTDAAHRADDRATDGCSIPTYAVPLRSFALGFARMATGTGFEPERAKAAKRLFAACMAEPFLVAGTGKADVALMEAAPGRIFVKTGAEGVYCAALPELGLGIALKCDDGAGRAAEVMVAAVIAKLLHEDKALAAKLVEQANPAIESRIGAKVGALRPTAAFN; this is encoded by the coding sequence ATGACAAATCCGGTTCTGGTCGAAGTTTTGCGCGGCGCGGTGGTCGAGAGCGCCCATCGCGGCGCGGTCTCCGTCTTCGATGCCGACGGCAAGCCCGTCTGGGAAATCGGCGACACGGCGCGCCCGGTGTTCCCACGCTCGGCGGTCAAGGCGATCCAGGCGCTGCCGCTGGTCGAAAGTGGTGCTGCCGACGCCTATGGTTTCGGCGACCGGGAATTGTCGCTGGCCTGCGCCTCGCACTCCGGCGAGCCGGCCCATGTCGAATTGGCGCGGGCGATGCTGGCGAAGGCCGGCCTCGATGAGACGGCGCTGGAATGCGGCGCGCACTGGCCGTCGAGCCATGACGCGACGATTGCACTTGCCCGAGCCGGCAGTTCGCCGAACCCGCTGCACAACAACTGCTCCGGCAAGCACTCGGGCTTTCTCTGCACCTGCGTTCATGCCGGCATTGCGCATCGCGGCTACGTAGGGGCGGGCCATGCCTTGCAGGAGATGGTGCGCGACGCCATGCAGGCCGTGACCGATGCCGCCCATCGTGCCGATGATCGGGCAACCGATGGCTGTTCGATCCCGACCTATGCCGTGCCTCTGCGCAGTTTCGCCCTCGGCTTTGCCCGCATGGCGACCGGGACTGGTTTTGAGCCGGAGCGCGCCAAGGCTGCAAAACGATTGTTCGCGGCCTGCATGGCCGAGCCGTTTCTGGTCGCTGGCACCGGCAAGGCCGATGTGGCGCTGATGGAGGCCGCACCCGGTCGCATCTTCGTCAAGACCGGGGCAGAAGGCGTCTATTGCGCGGCACTCCCCGAACTTGGCCTTGGCATTGCGCTGAAATGCGATGATGGCGCCGGCCGCGCCGCCGAGGTGATGGTCGCGGCCGTCATCGCCAAGCTTTTGCATGAGGACAAGGCGCTGGCGGCGAAACTGGTCGAACAGGCAAATCCGGCCATCGAAAGCCGGATCGGCGCCAAGGTCGGCGCGCTCCGGCCGACAGCCGCTTTCAACTGA
- a CDS encoding acetyl-CoA acetyltransferase — protein MTACIVGWAHSRFGKLEGETLESLIVKVATDALDHAGIGPDEVDEIVLGHFNAGFSAQDFTASLVLQADDRLRFKPATRVENACATGSAAVRQGIRAIDANAARIVLVVGAEQMTTTPGPEIGKNLLRASYLPEDGETPAGFAGVFGKIAQAYFQRYGDQSDALAMIAAKNHKNGVDNPYAQMRKDFGYEFCRQESEKNPFVAGPLKRTDCSLVSDGAAALILADTATALKMRRAVAFRANQHVQDFLPMSKRDILTFEGCEQAWNQALKQAGVTLDDLSFVETHDCFTIAELIEYEAMGLAKPGEGAKLALDGTTAKDGRLPVNPSGGLKAKGHPIGATGVSMHVLTAMQLVGEAGGIQVPGAKLGGIFNMGGAAVANYVSILDRIR, from the coding sequence ATGACAGCATGCATCGTCGGCTGGGCGCATTCGCGCTTCGGCAAGCTCGAAGGCGAGACGCTGGAGAGCCTGATCGTCAAGGTGGCAACGGACGCGCTCGATCATGCCGGCATCGGCCCGGACGAGGTCGACGAGATCGTGCTCGGCCACTTCAACGCTGGCTTTTCGGCGCAGGATTTCACAGCAAGCCTGGTGCTGCAGGCCGACGACCGGCTGCGCTTCAAGCCGGCGACGCGGGTCGAGAATGCCTGTGCCACCGGCTCGGCCGCGGTGAGGCAAGGCATCCGCGCCATCGATGCCAATGCCGCCCGCATCGTGCTGGTGGTCGGCGCCGAGCAGATGACGACGACGCCCGGTCCCGAGATCGGCAAGAACCTGCTCAGGGCCTCCTATCTGCCCGAGGATGGCGAGACGCCGGCAGGCTTCGCCGGCGTCTTCGGCAAGATCGCGCAAGCCTATTTCCAGCGCTATGGCGACCAGTCGGATGCATTGGCGATGATCGCCGCAAAGAACCACAAGAACGGCGTCGACAATCCCTATGCCCAGATGCGCAAGGATTTCGGCTACGAGTTCTGCCGGCAGGAAAGCGAGAAGAACCCCTTCGTCGCCGGTCCCTTGAAGCGCACCGATTGCTCGCTGGTTTCGGACGGCGCCGCCGCCCTTATCCTTGCCGACACGGCAACAGCGCTGAAGATGCGTCGTGCCGTCGCCTTCCGCGCCAACCAGCATGTGCAGGATTTCCTGCCGATGTCGAAGCGCGACATCCTTACCTTCGAAGGTTGCGAGCAGGCGTGGAACCAGGCGCTGAAACAGGCCGGAGTGACGCTCGACGATTTGTCCTTCGTTGAGACGCATGACTGCTTCACCATCGCCGAGCTGATCGAGTATGAGGCGATGGGTCTGGCCAAACCAGGCGAGGGCGCAAAACTGGCGCTGGATGGCACGACGGCGAAGGACGGCCGGCTGCCGGTCAATCCCTCCGGCGGGCTGAAGGCCAAGGGTCACCCGATCGGCGCCACGGGCGTGTCGATGCATGTGCTGACCGCCATGCAGCTTGTCGGCGAGGCCGGCGGCATCCAGGTGCCGGGCGCCAAGCTCGGCGGCATCTTCAACATGGGCGGTGCCGCGGTCGCCAACTACGTTTCAATCCTGGATCGGATCAGATAG